One Planctomycetia bacterium genomic window, GCAACGCATCTGCGTCACCGTCCGCGTGCGCGTTTCCGGCCGGCACTCGGTCACAGTCACGGTGCGTGTCTCGGTAGTCCATTCTGGGACGAGAATCGTACGCTCCACGGTCTGCGGCGCAGCGACGGCACAATCGCCCACGCAGCTGCTCCCGCGAAACGAAGCGCTCGCCGGCATTGCGACCGAGCAAGCCGCGCCAATCAAAAACGTCCATTGCACAATGCGTCTCATTGGCCACCTCTCAGGTAGAAATCTAGATGTAAAGCACGAAGTCGCGCCCAATCCTATCGCCACACGCGCCCCCAGCATACCGCCCAATTGAAGTAGGCGATCTGCAACCAGCCAATCAAGTTCCGTGCCCTAACAAGTTCGTCCCCAGCGCAGCACCTACCTATCACGTCTCCTACATCCTTGCTCCACTTTTCGTGACTTTCGCGCCTTTCGTGGTTCCCTTTCTCCTTCCCTCCTCTCCGCGTCCTCCGTGCCTCCGTGCCTCAGTGGTGAATCCTCCGCCCAAACCGCCGGAGCTTGAAAAACCCCCGTTTTCCGGTCTAATCATTCCCAAATTCATCGCCAAACCCACGTTGGAGCTACGCGTCGCCATGGCCGCTTTCCCCGAAATCAGCAAAATCAAGTTCGAAGGCCCGCAATCGAAAAACCCGCTCGCTTTCCGGCACTACAACGCCGACGAAGCGGTCGAAGGCAAGAAGATGCGGGACCATTTCCGCTTCGCCGTGGCGTACTGGCACACCTTCCGCGGCGCCGGCAGCGATCCCTTCGGCCCCGGCACCATGGTCCGCCCCTGGGAAGGCCCGGTCGATAACGTCGAAAACGCGGTCAACCGCGTAAAGGTCGCCTTCGAGTTCATGGAAAAGCTCGGCGTGGAGTTCTACTGCTTCCACGACCGCGACGTCGCGCCGGAAGGCAAGACGCTGGCCGAATCCAACAAGAATCTCGACGCCGTCGTGAAAGCCCTGAAGGACGAACAGCAACGCTCCGGCATCAAACTCCTCTGGGGCACCGCCAACCTGTTCAGCAACCCGCGCTATATGCACGGCGCCGCCACGAGTTGCAACGCCGATGCCTTCGCTTACGCCGCGGCGCAAGTCAAGAAAGCCATCGAAGTCACCAAGGAACTCGGCGGTGAGAACTACGTTTTCTGGGGCGGCCGCGAAGGTTATCAAAACCTGCTCAACACCGACATGAAGCGCGAGGTCGATCACCTCGCCCGCTTCATGCACCTGGCCGTCGACTACGCCCAGGAAATCGGCTTCACCGGCCAGTTCCTCTTCGAGCCGAAGCCCAAAGAGCCGACCAAGCACCAGTACGATTTCGACGTCGCCAACTGCATCAACTTCCTCCGCGCCTACGGCCTCGAAAAACACATCAAGATGAACATCGAGACCAACCACGCCACGCTCGCCGGCCACTCGATGCAACACGAGTTGGAATACGCCGGCATGCAAGGCTTCCTCGGCTCGATCGACGCCAACACCGGCGACATGCTGCTCGGCTGGGACACCGATCAATTCCCCACCGACATCTACCTCACTACGCAGTGCATGCTCAGCATCCTGAAGTACGGCGGTCTCGCCCCCGGCGGCGTCAACTTCGACGCCAAAGTCCGCCGCGAAAGTTTTGAGCCCGTCGACCTCTTCCACGCCCACATCGGCGGCATGGACGCCTTCGCAAGAGGATTGAAAATCGCAGCCGCGATCCGCGCCGACGGCGAACTGGATCAATTCGTCAAAGACCGCTACAGCAGCTTCGACACCGGCGTCGGCGCCGAAATCGAAACCGGCCAAGCCAGCTTCAAAACCCTGGAAAAATACATGCTGGAAAAGGGCGAAATCACCCCAAACAAGAGCGGCCGCCAGGAAATGCTGGAGGGGCTGGTGAACCGGTTTGTGTAGAGGGCAGTGGCTAAGTGATGCCGAGATTGCCGCGCAGAGCGCTGGCGAGCTGACCAAAGCTGTTGGGATAACATTGTTCAATCAAGGCTATGTCGTTCGCGGCCGCGATCGCTGCCCCTTCGCGCTCTTGGTCGGACGGCCGCAGTTTTCCATACAGCGAAATTTTTTGCTGACGAATTGCGTTCGCGGAATCGCGCCGCGAAATCGGTTGAGACCGCCATAGCGCCTCACGGCAGTTGTTGTCGCGATGCGCCATCAGCCAAGCCTCGATGGAGGGTGGAGGAACCGCCACAAAGCATTGAATCGGCGTCGGGAACGCTGAATTTGGCTTGGCATGCCGTTCTTCTTGGTCAAGCATGCTCGATATGTCGCAGTGGCGGCATCGCGGATCGCCGCAATTGGATAAGTGCGGATAGGAATTGTCGGCATCCACGCAAGCAATCATGACCTGCGCTTCCCGACGGTAGTGCAATTGACGATATGCGACCTTGAGCGACTCCTTTGCCGCGGCAAAACCGTCGGCAGAACGTTTCAGCGTAACGACGTCGATGGGGAAGCCGAGTATCTTCGCGCAGAGAATCTTCACAATCAGGCTATCGCCAGGAGATTCGCTTACAATCGCAATTTTCATTGTGTGGGCACGCCGCCAAATACGCCCGTGTACCAGGCCTCTCCCAACGAAACGTCGCCGACGATCTCGTCATAATTGGCAATGTCCGCGAGGCGCTCGAATCGCACATTGTCCCCTTCACGATTGGCGATCACGACATCTTCCGGGCGATCACGGAAGTAGCCGAGGAGGTAGGGCGAGTGAGTGGTGGCGATGACTTGCACGGGAACACGCGATTCGCCAAATTCCTCTGGGTGGGCCAGCCTTTGAAGAGTAAGAAACACTTCTTGCAAGAGTCGTGGGTGAATTCCACGTTCTGGTTCTTCAAGGCCAATTAATGCTGGCGCGTCGGGCAGATACGCTAGCGTGAACAAGGCAATTGACAGCAGCACGCCGTCGGAGAGATCGCGGGCCGCAATTTCACGATTTGTGCCTTTCAATCGCATCGAGAAGGTCCGATTACTAGTCCCGGACTCCACCGAAAGTCGGATTCGGTCGAATTCTGGGAACCATTCAGGCAATCTTTCGTTCAGTGTGGCCCATCGATCCTCGTATCGTGTGCTCAATCCGTCGAGAACGGCGGCAAGCCTACGTCCAGTCTGCTCAAGCACCACCCGTTCCTGTAACGGTCCAGCCTCGGCAATTGAACGCGAATCAAGTCGGTACACTCGTGAACTGTTGCACGCTTGCTCAAATTCCGGCCTCAGGGTCGCACCTTTCGGCCGAACTTCAATATATGGCTGATTCTCGGCCGTCAGCATCAACGCGATTGAATTTCCGTCACTCCACTTGAAATCGATTTCAACTGGGGCATTTTCATTTGCTGCTGCTGAACGGC contains:
- the xylA gene encoding xylose isomerase; the protein is MAAFPEISKIKFEGPQSKNPLAFRHYNADEAVEGKKMRDHFRFAVAYWHTFRGAGSDPFGPGTMVRPWEGPVDNVENAVNRVKVAFEFMEKLGVEFYCFHDRDVAPEGKTLAESNKNLDAVVKALKDEQQRSGIKLLWGTANLFSNPRYMHGAATSCNADAFAYAAAQVKKAIEVTKELGGENYVFWGGREGYQNLLNTDMKREVDHLARFMHLAVDYAQEIGFTGQFLFEPKPKEPTKHQYDFDVANCINFLRAYGLEKHIKMNIETNHATLAGHSMQHELEYAGMQGFLGSIDANTGDMLLGWDTDQFPTDIYLTTQCMLSILKYGGLAPGGVNFDAKVRRESFEPVDLFHAHIGGMDAFARGLKIAAAIRADGELDQFVKDRYSSFDTGVGAEIETGQASFKTLEKYMLEKGEITPNKSGRQEMLEGLVNRFV
- a CDS encoding AAA family ATPase, with product MFTAIHFKNFKVLKDATLPLGRCTLIVGPNGSGKSTALSSLQLLANRSAGSLLHSRSAAANENAPVEIDFKWSDGNSIALMLTAENQPYIEVRPKGATLRPEFEQACNSSRVYRLDSRSIAEAGPLQERVVLEQTGRRLAAVLDGLSTRYEDRWATLNERLPEWFPEFDRIRLSVESGTSNRTFSMRLKGTNREIAARDLSDGVLLSIALFTLAYLPDAPALIGLEEPERGIHPRLLQEVFLTLQRLAHPEEFGESRVPVQVIATTHSPYLLGYFRDRPEDVVIANREGDNVRFERLADIANYDEIVGDVSLGEAWYTGVFGGVPTQ